The following proteins come from a genomic window of Nicotiana tomentosiformis chromosome 12, ASM39032v3, whole genome shotgun sequence:
- the LOC104118176 gene encoding ASI1-immunoprecipitated protein 1 gives METSDKEYAAFGEKVKRTIFIDNLSPVATEAVVKAALDQFGNVIQVKFIPNYLEPKNIGQAALVEVENADQAKTIITELSNSPFMICGMPRPVRARAAEAEMFDDRPRKPGSKIVCRWLDSSDPDFEVANKIKLTVRKQAEESKFLLKHQLEEEENLSKKQTETLNASYKKFEIIESVVSNRVATRLAERYRVRVADTEQ, from the exons ATGGAAACTTCAGATAAAGAGTATGCTGCTTTTGGAGAGAAAGTGAAACGTACTATATTCATTGACAACCTTTCACCTGTGGCTACTGAAGCTGTTGTTAAAGCTGCTCTTGATCAATTTGGGAATGTCATTCAGGTCAAGTTTATCCCAAACTACCTTGAACCAAAGAACATTGGACAAGCTGCATTGGTTGAGGTGGAAAATGCAGACCAGGCGAAAACTATTATCACTGAGTTAAGCAATTCCCCGTTTATGATATGTGGTATGCCAAGGCCAGTCAGGGCACGTGCTGCTGAAGCAGAGATGTTTGATGACCGTCCTAGAAAACCTGGTAGTAAGATAGTATGCCGATGGTTGGACTCTAGCGATCCTGATTTTGAGGTGGCCAACAAGATCAAGCTTACAGTTAGAAAACAGGCAGAGGAATCTAAGTTTTTGCTCAAG CATCAACTGGAGGAGGAAGAAAATCTTTCGAAGAAACAGACGGAGACCTTGAATGCAAGCTATAAGAAGTTTGAAATCATAGAAAGTGTTGTTAGCAACAGAGTTGCTACACGGTTGGCAGAACGTTACAGAGTGCGTGTTGCAGATACTGAGCAGTAA
- the LOC138903173 gene encoding acyltransferase Pun1-like, translated as MGDGCTASNFFYNWGVLSRDINATLSSPHFVEDSIYPQSDINPTVVLTIKSEESFGYLGKRFVFPAAKINALKAKVAHESEVHNPTRTEVICAKGSTHLCHMMHLEILYLDFLCKQPMKGTSVVQNCSLIALPLYKTDFGWGRPARVSMATGHFSKLFFLMDNQSEGGVEAIVMLDEQDMSIFDRDPELLEFAIPAPNL; from the exons ATGGGAGATGGTTGCACTGCTAGCAATTTCTTTTACAATTGGGGAGTTTTAAGCCGTGATATAAATGCAACACTATCATCTCCTCATTTTGTAGAAGACTCCATCTACCCACAATCTGATATTAATCCTACTGTTGTATTAACTATCAAGTCTGAAGAATCATTTGGATATCTCGGAAAGAGATTTGTGTTCCCAGCTGCTAAAATAAATGCCCTCAAAGCCAAAGTTGCTCATGAATCGGAAGTCCATAATCCAACTCGAACTGAAGTT ATATGCGCCAAAGGCTCAACCCATCTTTGTCACATGATGCATCTGGAAATATTGTATCTGGATTTTCTGTGCAAACAACCAATGAAAGGGACATCAGTTGTCCAAAATTG CAGTTTGATTGCACTCCCGCTTTATAAAACAGACTTTGGTTGGGGGAGGCCAGCTAGAGTGAGCATGGCAACTGGCCACTTCAGTAAGTTATTTTTTCTGATGGATAATCAAAGTGAAGGTGGAGTTGAAGCCATAGTCATGTTGGACGAACAAGACATGTCTATATTTGACAGAGATCCTGAGCTTCTGGAGTTTGCTATTCCAGctccaaatctttaa